The genomic window ATCCGTCGGGAAGAACGAACCCGATGGGACGAACTCATGCGCCAATACCATTATCTTGGGCTTCACTCTCTGATCGGGGAAAGCATCCGGTATCTGGCGATACACCAGGGACAATGGCTTGCCTTGATCGGATGGTCAGCAGCGGCGCTCAAATGCAAGGTACGAGACCGCTGGATAGGATGGCCTTGCTTTCTTCAGTACCGGCGGTTGTCTTTTGTTGCCAATAACAGTCGTTTCCTGATCTTCCCTCATGTCCGTATACCCAACCTTGCCTCTTATGTCCTCGCCCGGAATCTCAAACGATTATCCCGGGACTGGCAAACCATCTATAACCATCCGATCTATCTTGCAGAGACCTTTGTCGATCCGCGCTCTTTCAAGGGCACCTGTTACAATGCCCAGGGCTGGGAGTTTCTGGGATATACCCGCGGGTTTGCAAAATGCGCTCACCGGTATTATTTCCACAACCAACCCAAGATGGTCTTTGTTCGTCCTGTTCTTCCCGATGGGAAAAGAAAACTCTCTGAACCGTACCTCGAAACCCGAAACACCCCAAAGGAGGTAAAACCGATGCGCCTTTCTCTGAAAGATGCTGAATCACTGAAAGAACGATTATCCCAGATTCCTGATCCCCGTCTATCACGCGGCAAACGACACAGAAAGCTCTCCGTCATGACCCTTTCTCTTTGTGCCCTGCTGTGTTCTGCCACAAGCTTTGCCGCTATCGCTGAGTGGGCAAAATCATGCAGTCAAAATATGCTCAAACGTCTCGGCTGTCGTCTGAACCCAAAGACCGGCATCTATGAACCTCCCAGCGAACCTACCATCCGCAGGTTCCTGCAAGACGTTGATGCCAAAGCGGTAGATACGGCCCTCTACGGCTGGCTTCAGTCCCTTGCCGGAGAAGATACTGCCCTTGCCATTGACGGGAAGACCCTCAAGGGCGCATACCAGGAAAACGGGCAGAAAATTCATCTCCTCTCTGCCTTTCTCCAGCAAAAAGGCGTCGTTATCGCCCAATGTCCCGTTGACCAGAAAACCAACGAAATCCCAACGCTGAAAACCCTCCTTGACCCCTTAGACATCAAGGACAAGGTGGTCACTCTCGATGCCCTGCATACCCAAAAAGAGACGGCGCGGTATCTCGTTGAAGACAAGAAAGCCGATTACCTCTTTACCGTAAAAGACAACCAACCCACTCTCAGACAACATATCGAAGACCTCCGCCTGGTCTCTTTTCCCCCCTCAGCACAAAACCATCGACAAACATCACGGACGCATTGAAATCCGCCAGGTCTGGACCAGCGCCGATTTAAACCATTACCTTGCATTCCCCTTGGTTGGACAGGTCTTTTGTATCCACAGAAAATTTACCTACCTCAAATCCCAAAAAACAACCGAAGAAACGGTCTATGGCATTACCAGCCTTACGCAACAAAAGGCAGACCCTGCCCGCATACTCCGCTTGAACCGGGGACATTGGAGTATTGAAAACAGCCTCCATTACGTTCGTGATGTCACCTTTGATGAAGACCGCTCCCCGATTCGAACAAACCATGCACCCAGGGTTATGGCAGCTGGTAGGAAGGAGGCGAATCGCCTCCAACCCCCAATCGTCGCCAGATACTTTGGACAACGTACCAAAGCATCCTTTTAAACCATACGGCTTTCCCGTAGTTAGCGACCCCATAGTGTTGCTCTGGAGCAGAGAAAAGTAAACTATCATGCCTTCGCACGTGCCTTAAGAAATTCTCTTTCAAATGAGAGTAACCCCATCTTAAAGAATCGGTGTACCGGGAAACGTTTGTTGTCAGTTTTCCATTTTCTCGAAAACTTGAAACTTCTCAGTCTCATGCGTACCCAGCAGTCTAACGAGCGATATACCGTTTGTACATTGCCCAGCCGAAAATAGTTGACATGTCCCCTTATGACAGGATTTAATGTATCAATGACGGCTTGCAGGTTGACGCCTTGTGTGCGTTTGGTGATGTCTCTGACGGCGTCCTTGAGTTTGTCCAGGGATTTCATGCTTACACCCTTGTTCTTGCCCATGAAATTATATCCGAGAAACCGGAAGCCTCGTTTGAAGTTGGTGAGCCTGGTTTTATCCTCGCTCAGCTTCATTTCAAGTTTCCCTTCGATGATTTCTTTGACGTACTGAAGGGCGGCAGGGAGTTCTTCTTTCGTTTTAGTCATGACAACGAAGTCATCGGCATAGCGGACAAATTTATATCCTGCCTTTTCAAGCTCCTTGTCGATGATGTCACCGATAAGGTTTGCAAGCAAGGGAGATATGACGCCTCCTTGCGGAGTGCCTTGATTTGTCTCATGCACGATACCGTTCTCCATGACCCCTGCCTTGAGCATGTTCTCGATACTGTTCAAAACCCATCCGTCAGCGATTTTCTCACGCAAGGAGTTCATGATAAGCTTATGAGGTATGGTGTCATAGAACGCCTTTATATCGGCGTCCAAAATGTTCCGATACCCTTGCTGCTTATACTGTTCAATCCGTTTGATAGCATCATGACAGCATCTGTTTGGACGAAATCCAAAGCTGTTATCTGAGAATTCTTTCTCGAATATTGGCTCTATGATTTGTCTGAACGCTTGCTGTACTACCCTGTCCTTGACAATGGGAATGCCAAGAGGTCTCTTGTCATGCCTGCCTTTGGGAATGTAGACCCTTAAGACGGGCGCAGGGTTGTATATGGCGGTTTTCAGTTCCCTGTGAATAGTTTGTATGTTATTCTCAAGGTCACTTTCAAACTGCTTAATACTTACCCTGTCGAGACCAGCCTTGCCTTTATTCTTCTTTACGTGCCCAAAAGCCGCATAAAGGTTTCTCAGACTGAATACCTTGTCTCTTAAAGAATGATACTTAAGCATCTCCCGATATGTTCCTTTTGATTGATTCCGGATAATAGACTTGTCAATCGTGTTTCCTGAGTCGAGATTCCTCCTGACAGAGGCAAAACAAGAGAGGCTCTTGCTACTACTTGCCCATGCAAAGAGTCTCTTTTCTCATGGAACGTATTCAATCTACCACGTTTCATCAACTCCACTACGGTTATGCCCCTTCATTCCTGGTACACACCAGAAACTATTATGAGCAATGCTGACGACTTCAAAGGCAGACCTGTGAGAGCCAGTCGTCCGTCACCATCTCATACAGCTTGGATTTCGGATTTCCCTTATACCTCGCTGTTAGGGAATTTCTTCCCAAGACGTAAGTCCTCCCCCGGTCATATGGATTACCCCTTTTCCCTTCGTGATGTATGTTCAAACGCATTATCCAGAGATGTTTTCACCTGGTCTCTTTTGACATCTCCAACAAGGACATTGTCAGTGCTTCACTGAGAAAGGGCAGTTGGCACGAACTAACACGCCATACTCATACACCCCAAAAGGTCGTCTGTACCTCGTAACTCCGTCATACCCCTCACGGGAATACGCTATCCTTCTACGCACACGGATTGCTCCTTTGTATACGCATAGGTACAAACTTCTCTACGAGGATTTAGACTCGCAGAGGTGATATTTTCAACCACTTAGGTATCCCATACTTCAAGGCACGCCCTCTCTCACCCTCTGCCTGCATGGTTACCTGTGAAAAGAACAATCTCTGCCTCGCCTCCTCTTTGGTCTCTCCCGCTTCTTCCTCCCCCGCGACTCCTCGCTCTTCTCGCTCCCTGGCCTGCTTCTGGTTAAATTCATGCAGCGCATTATAATAGTCCACTCCAAACCTCACGTATCTTTCGTATCGAAAATGGTACAATACCTGAAACCACTCCGCATCATCGGTATTCAGCAGATATCTGTCGTCTTCATGAATGATATGGAATAATGGCTTTTGCTGGCTTGTGTTCCTCAATAATGGTATCATTTCCCTGTGCCATCCCTTGTATGGTATTTCGAATAGTTTGCCTGATTTATTATACAAGATGGGCACGACTATTTTGTAATTTTTCCCCTCTTTTCTTCAAATATTTTTTCATCTCCCCTGAAAAACAAGCCTTTTCATGCTGCCGTTCTTGATATCTTTTTGTAGACTTTACAAAATTATTACCCCGTCCTATCGCCTCTTCTCCCTGATTTACAACGAATCTTTTCGCTTATGCGCCAGCTCTATACTCCCAAGCATGCCAGTTGGCTTAATATGGCTGAAATTGAAATCGGCATCATGGATCGGCAGTGTACTGGGTGCCGAATACCAAACGAACAAACCCTTCGGTCGGAAGTCGCTGCGTGGACTGACCGACGCAATCAGGCCAAATCAACAATAGATTGGAAGTTTACACGGCAAGATGCTGATCAAAAGCTGTCAAGGCACTATGTTTCGTAATTAATTTGTTGTAATACTAGAGCGACCAGCCTCGTCGCTCTACATTGAGAAGGTCGCCGAAGGCCCAATGTAATGTACAGGGATGCGTAAAATGCTGAAACACACCCCAAACCCCTCTTTTTAGAGGCGAACTGAAAAGCCACTGCCGAAGGCAGCCTAATTAAACCAGCGCTTTTCGAATACGGTAAGCTTTAAAAGCCGAAGGCATAACAAAACCCATAAGTATCAAGGCACCATATATTAATAAAATTGGAGCCATATCATAGAAACATATTCACTATTTCAGCACAATTCTATCGATTTTAGTACCAAAGGAGAAACCCACACTCAGAGAGTGTGGGTTTCTCCTTTGGTACTAAAACTGGTAGCTCAGTCCAACAAAAAATGTCCTTCCGGGCCTGGGCAGGTCGTCGGACACTTCGGGAGGACCGGGGTCGCTATAGTCTTTGTCGAGCAGGTTGAATACCGTTCCCTGCACCTCCATGCTCTTAAAGAATTCCTTGGCGATGAGAGAGAGATTTAACAAGGCATACGATGACAAGTCGTCCCTCTCTTCATCAGGATCGTCATCGTCCCTGGACCGATTTCCGCTGAAAAAGGCGCTCAGGTTGGCGTTGATATATTTGCAGGGCTGCGCGTTCACTCCAAAGTTGCCGTAGTGTCTTGCAACAAACGGCAGGTCATTTCCGCGATTATCTTCCGGGTTTTGATAGGTATAATTCATAAAAAGGTAATTCTCTTTCGTAATACTCACCCTGGTTTCCATCTCTATTCCCTGGATATGGGCATCGCCGAGATTTTCAAACTGGAAGATACTCCCCCTGGGGCGCATGGTAATGAGGTCTTCGACATCGCTATAGAAATAATTGACAGAAGATGCAACATATTTATTTACCTGATAACTTAGCCCTACCTCATAGGTTCTGATCGTTTCCGGATCCAGGTCTTCATTTCCCACGATAGCAGGTTGATTGGTGATATACATCTCTTCGAGGCTGGGCGCCCGGAATGCCTCGCCATACAGCACCTTGAGGGAGGCATTTTCCATAAATGCCCATGTTAAGGCAGAGCGCGGACTGATCGCATTGCCAAAATCGCTGTACTGATCGTGCCGTATGCCCAGGGTAAGATTTACAGTGTCGGCAATATCCCAGGCATCCTGCACGTAGAGCGACCAGATCCTTCGGGTGACCTCCTTTAAGAAGGGGTATTGATCAGAAAAGTCCTGGATTTCCGGCAAAGGATCAAGTGTTCCGGGATGAAAATTACTTGAAAAATCGACATTGGTCTGATTTATCAGCCGGTATTCAAAACCAAGGGTAAGCAAGTTGTCGTCAAATAATTGATAATCACAAGGGATCTCCGTACCGACCACTCGTTCGCTTACCTTGCCGTCACCAATAAATCCGTCGGGAAAAGTAACGGGAATACCAGAGTTGTTTCGTATCGTTGTCCCATCAGGCAGAGATTCAATGAAGAAGTCATCATCGAATTGGTCATAGTAGAGCCTTGGCTTTATGGTACAGGTATCTTCAAAGGTCTTTTGGTATCCGACCTCGCCGAATACGTAATTATTTTCAATATCAGATTCGTCATTGAGGGCCGACTGAGGGCCGATAAAGGGTTCCTTGTCTTTATTCAGATACATGCCCTCAAAATAGAAGTCCTGATAGACCACCCTGAGGTTCAGGTCAAATTGCTGCCGCTTGTCACGCACGCGTCCCGGCGCAAGTGAAACATCGGGAAAGGGCGGGGTAGGAAGGCTGTTGTCCAGGGATGTTTGATAATCGCTATCCACGGTGCCATCAAAGCCGGACGTCTGCCGGTAGTGTGCCATGCCAGAGATATCAACCCTACCGAACGTTTTTCCAAACACGACGTTTTCATCATAGGTATCAAAACTCCCGTAGCCGCTACTTATCCTGATACCGTCAATGTCTTTCGCGTCTTTGGTAATAATGTTAATCACTGCCAGAAATGCGTTTTCACCGTACACGGCGGAACCCGGCCCCCTGATAAGTTCAATCCTCTTGATATTTTCTACCGGAAAATCGTCAAACCGGGTAAAGGCCCCGCCACTCAGCGGGGTATTTACGAGGTGCCCGTTCAGCATAACCCGTATCTTCTCTGAACCCACCAGTCCTCTGACCGCGGGCGCTACCGCCCCAAATAGCGCATCCTTTAAAATTTCAAATCCCGGTATGGTTCTCAAAATCTCGGCAAAGGTGCGATATCCCAGATTTTTTATCTCGTCTGCAGTAATCACCGTAACGATGCCTGGCGCCTTGCCGATGGGGGTTTCGTGTCGTGTTGCAATGCTCACTTCTTCAGAGAATCCAAACCAGATTGCCTCTGTCCTGAGCGCCTCGGTAACAGCGGTTTCCACGCTCTGGTTGTGCGGTTCACGGAAACCGGATGTGGCTCCAATAAGAGTCGCCGGCTCAGCAACGGAAGCAGCGAATATGTCTTTTTCGCCAACAGGAATTGAGGATACGGCGAAAAAAACATCATTCATCACGATGAAAAACTTCACAAGGAGAGAAGAAAAGAGGCGTTTTTCAAGACGAGACCGGCTGGCCATAGAAAGGCTCCTCATATCAGGTATGGCTTTAAAAACGACATTTTCTTTCACCTTCATACCACATTTGCCGTTCTCTGTCAAGAGTTCTTGGCACGTTCTCCAAGCACGAGATTAAACCAAGAGGGGCGCTGCTTTATCAGAAAGGGGACCTCATGGTAAATTTGCCTTGCAATTTTTCCCTGGTTGGTATAATTTAACCATGGAAGATTGTGAACTCCGGATGGTAAGGATACGTTGCTGTTACAGTGTATAATGGCCCATGCAGTTTTTATTTCTGCTGAAGCATCCTGCCGAATTTTTTAATAATCTGATACGAACGTTTTCTTATGACCTTTGCTATTGAAAACCTCAAAGAATCCGATGCAGAAGCAACGGTAGCCCTCTTCCGCCACATTATTGACGAATTGCACGCCAGGAGCCTTGAGGTTGAACGCCTGCACTTTAAGGACATGTACCCTGCGGAAGACGTGAAGAAGCGGCTTGGCGATCAAGACTGTATCTATCTTGTAGGCAAAGAGGGAGATACCGTTGTGTCTTTTCTGTTTGCCTGGATTTCCAATGGCGTGGGCAATATTCACTGGATAGGTGTGGCGCCGGAACACCGGAAAAAAGGTTACGGAGACAAGCTCCTGGAAGAAGCCATAAAGAGATTTACCGAAAAGGGTTGTTATGAGGCCAAGCTGTTTACGTACCCGGCAGAAAAGGCAGCGAATGATCTTTTTCAAAAACACGGATTCAAGGAAACGGCTTTTGTTGACAGCAGGTTCTTTGGGGTCAATATTATCCTCATGGTACGCAAGATTACCTCCGTTCCCGAAGAACATCGTTCAAAAAAAATCGTCCTGGCGGGTGAGGCGGGGCAGGGGATAAAGCTCATGGCGCATGCCCTGGCCAATATCCTCGCTAAATTAGGGAAAGAGGTGGCGCTCAATCTCGTTTATGATGCAGCGGTGCGCGGGGGCAATATTCATGCGGAAATTGTTTATTCTGACGCTCCCATTGACGTTCCCTTTTTTGAAGAGGCCGATATCGGTCTCCAGCTCTCGAAGACACTCAATCTTGCAATCCGGGCAAAGCATATGCTCATTGAATCTTCTGCCTGTGATGCAGAGTGCAAAAGGTGTGAGATTAAATGTCCCGCGAGCGACCGTATTCCCTTTGAAAAACTTGCGGTAGAACAATTTAGTAGCCCTATCTTTGTCAACATGATTGCCCTGGGCAGACTCTTAAGCAAGATTGGTATTAATATCGAGACAGTAAATTTCGCCTCAGAATTTCCCTCGCAGTTTCTCAATGAAAATATAGAAGCAATCCGCTATGGGTATACGTACAAGGATTAGTGCAGGGGAAATCGCGGACAAGGTGTATCAACTGTGCATGGATGCCAACTTCCGTTTGTCTGGCGATATGCTTGGCGCATTGAAAAACGCCTATGCGGCGGAAGTCTCCCCCGTTGCGAAGGAGGTATTTGCAGATTTATTAGAAAATGCAAAGATTGCGCTCGAGTGCCAGATGCCGCTCTGCCAGGACACCGGGGTTGCCGTTGTCTTTGTTGAGTTGGGAGAGGACGTGGAGATCACCGGCGGCCGCCTCCATGATGCAATTCACGACGGGATGCGCAAGGGGTACAAGGAGGGTTATTTGAGAAAATCGATGGTTGCAAATCCTCTTAAGCGCGTCAACACAGGTGATAATACCCCTGCCATTATCCATACTGAACTTATTCCCGGAAGTCATGTTAGGATTACGTTTATGGCAAAAGGCGGAGGCTGCGAAAACATGAGCCGGATTGCCATGCTGACTCCTGCAGACGGCCGGGAAGGGGTAGTAAATTTCGTCGTGGAAACGGTAAGAATAGCGAAGGCGAATCCCTGCCCGCCCATCATTGTGGGTGTCGGGATCGGTGGCACCTTTGATCATGCAGCACTCATAGCCAAAAAGTCACTCCTGAGACCTTTGGGGACAAAACACGACGACCCTGACACTGCAGACCTGGAAAAGGAGATGCTGGAACGGGTAAACGACCTGGGAATTGGTGCTCAGGGGCTAGGTGGCAGGATCACCGCTCTTGGGGTTCACGTGGAATGGTCTCCCTGCCACATTGCTAGCCTCCCTGTGGCTGTGAATATCGAGTGTCACGCACACCGGGTCAGGACGGCGGTGTTGGGTATTTGAACTTTTGTTGGCAAAATTCACAGAAAATGCGTTTTGTTGAATGGTTAAATGGCTAGATTGTTGAATGGTTTATTATGGAGAAAATATTTTTACGATTAAATGATGTACAGCCATACAAGACAGCATTTAATCTGAGCAACTTTGTTTGAGAAATTGTTACAAAATGGGATTATTTTACAAAAGATACTGTTGGCAAACAATTTGTAAGGGCAGTTGATTCTATTTCGGCAAATATCGCTGAGGGATTTAGCAGATATTTTAAGAAAGACAAAATAAATTTTTATCGATACGGCAACGGGTCAATAAAAGAATCATTTGATTGGAATGAAAAAGCTGAAGTTAGAAATCTTATAAATAAAGATGAATATCAATATATTTTTAATGAGTTGCAAAAATTACCAAAAGAAATCAACCAATTGGTCAAAACAACTAACACCAAGTTAGGAAAATAACCATAAAGCCATGTAATCATGTAGCCATGTAGCCATTCATTTTATGTCAAATATAATTCATGCAAAAACCCCTTTAACTGACGATACCATTGCACACCTCAGGATAGGTAACAGGGTGCTGATAACCGGGATTATCTACACAGCGAGAGATGCAGCTCATAAACGGCTTGTTGAGCTTGCCGATCAGGGGAAGGAGTTGCCCTTTGATGTGCAGAATCAGATCATATATTACGTGGGGCCAAGCCCGGCACGGCCTGGGAGGCCTATCGGGTCGTGCGGTCCCACCACGAGCTACCGGATGGATGTCTATACCCCCACGCTGCTGGCAATGGGCCTGAAGGCCACTATCGGCAAGGGAAATCGCTCCGAGAGGGTCATTGAGGCAATGAAACGGTATAAGGCGGTCTATTTTGTCGCAACCGGCGGCGCTGCTGCCTTATTGGCAAAGAGGGTAAAAAAGGCAGAGGTTATTGCCTACCACGACCTGGGGGCTGAGGCAATCATGCGGCTTGAAGTGGAAGATTTTCCCGTCGTCGTTGCCAACGACATATACGGAAATGATTTATACAGCGAGGGAATGGCTAAGTATCAAAATGGATAATTCGTAATGCGGCAAAAACCGCAACACGGACAAACAGAGTTTATCCGTGCCACCTTCTGTATAATTCACCTTTTGGGTGTGTGCTCCGTATCATTTTAAGCCTCTTCTGATTAAATACGCTTATGCAAATTCAAAGGGCATGGTTAACATGGATTATAATCGCCTGTGGTTTGGCTGTTGGTATTCCGTTGGCCACCATCCTGATTCTTCCGTCATTCATTTCTGAGGATTTTTTGCAGCAGGAGGTTGCCCGGACGATAAAAGAGCGTTTCGAGCCTGTCCGGCAGATCGGGAGGGTTTCTTTTCATTGGCCAAACAAGGTAGCAATCTCCTCCCTCACGATCCAAAGAGAGGATCGGAGGCCGGAAGCCCAAATACTCCTTGAGAATATTCAGGGCACGCTTCAGTTGCTCCCGGCGCTGTGGAAAGAGATTGCTGTGAAAAAAATTGATATCCGACAGATGAACTATGAAAACCGGTTGCTGGTGGAAGATCTTGTGACCGATACCTTTTCTTTCAAAAAGGGCGTTCTTACTATCCACGCCCGTTTCAAGGCGAATGATGGCCCCGCTGCCGTACGGGGGGTAATTGACCTCCACCAGAAAAGACCGGTATTTGACCTTACGTTCGAAGCAAAGGGAATGCAGCTGACCCGGGACATCCCTGTTATCAGTCTCATACCTATCTTTGTAGTAAAGGAGGGCGATATCGGAGGCGTGTTGAGTTTGAGCGGCTCTCTGCAGGGCAATGGAATGGGCCGGGACATCCTTAATAAAGAGCTTACCGCCACGGTCAACTTCACCGTGCAGGACGGCTATATCCAGGGCAACAAGGTCTTGTCATCTCTGTTAGAAATGCTTGGCGAACCGGACCGGTACTCATTTGACTCTCTCGACGCGGTAGTCAGGATCAAAGACGGTAAGATTTTCACACAAAAGATGGAAATGCAGGGCCCGCTGGCGAAGATCACGGCATCGGGTACGGCCGAGTTTGAAGGTGCAATCTCGTACGATGCCCAGGTTCAATTTCACAAAGAACGGATGGGAACGGGTATTGAAAAAATTGCAGGGCTTGTTTTGGAACACCAGACCTTGCCCATAGAAATACGGGGCACGACCAAAGACCCAAAGGTTGCGGTGAAACTGAACAAAGAGAACCTGGAGCACCTCTTCAAAGGCTTAGTGAATGATTTTTTACACAAACCAAAAAAGGAGAAGAAACAGAACTAACTATGCATTGGATTGATTACACCATTTTCGGCGTCTTATTTTTCGCAATGGTCATGGGCATTACCAGCGGTCCGCTGCTTCAACTGCTCAGGATCGGCAGTCTGTTCATTTCTTTCTTTGCAGCACTGCTTTTTTACGACATCCTGAGCAATTTTCTGAAAGGCATTTTTACCGTTTCCACTGCAGGATTGCTGGGTTACCTCATTATCTTTGGAATTGCATGTATCGCTACCTATCTTATCACCGATCTGATAAAAAAGCTCATCGGCAAAGGGGAGATGGGGATGGGGGCAAGATTGCTTGGCGGCATCTTGGGGATTCTCAAAGGCCTTGTCTTTTCCGGTGTAATTATCCATGGCGTCCTCTCATTTTGCAGCACCACAACCTGTAACACGGTGCACACCTCAAAAGTTGCGACACACATCGGGAAGGGTATGCAGAAGATCATTGCCGTCATTCCCGAAAATATTTCAAAAAAAATCAGGGACTATGCAGACAGTATCAGAAAAGGAGATGCCCAGGAGGATAGTGGGCAGGATAAGAACAAAGATTTTAAATCGTCGTTGTAAGAAAAGGAGGTGAGGAATACGCTGCGCTCAGCTACTCTTGACAACGGCACCCACAGTGATTTGGGTATCAACACCGGGTTTCGTTCATCAAGGATTTTTCAACCTTTGAACCGTACATCCTTACCTTTTTTCTTTTTAAACAAGAAGTTTTTTGTGTAATTATCTCCCAATTTATTGACAATATTAAAATTAATGATATAATTTTAAGGTTTATATATTATTCTATATCATTTATCCCTTCCAGCGGAATGGCAAATTTTATCCCACAAGAAAAGATTGCAGAGATACAACTTGCCTCAGATATTGTTCACGTCATATCAGAGTATGTCAGCTTAAAGCAAAGCGGAAAAAATTTTCTTGGTCTCTGCCCCTTTCATTCCGAAAAAACCCCTTCATTTACGGTAAATCCGGAAAAGAAGCTCTTTAAGTGTTTTGGCTGCAATGAAGGCGGAACAGTTTTTAACTTTATCATGAAACAGGAAGGCATGGATTTTGTCGATGCGGTCAAGTTCGTTGCCTCCAAATCCCATATCGACCTTTCTCATCTGGATAGCATCAGGAAGCCTTCTCTTTCAACTACAGAGAAGGCGAGTCTATTCAATATAACCAATTTGGCAGCAAGATTTTATAACAAAATATTAATCGACAGTGAACAGGCAAGAGCAGCACGAGAGTATCTAAAGAAAAGGCAGATTAACGATGAGTCGATGAAAAATTTTTGTCTCGGCTACGCGCCCGACAGATGGGATGCGCTATTACGGGTGTGTC from Candidatus Brocadia sp. includes these protein-coding regions:
- a CDS encoding CvpA family protein, with the protein product MHWIDYTIFGVLFFAMVMGITSGPLLQLLRIGSLFISFFAALLFYDILSNFLKGIFTVSTAGLLGYLIIFGIACIATYLITDLIKKLIGKGEMGMGARLLGGILGILKGLVFSGVIIHGVLSFCSTTTCNTVHTSKVATHIGKGMQKIIAVIPENISKKIRDYADSIRKGDAQEDSGQDKNKDFKSSL